The Collimonas fungivorans Ter331 genome has a segment encoding these proteins:
- a CDS encoding glutamine--tRNA ligase/YqeY domain fusion protein produces MSNDHTNGHTPPAPASSNFLRGIIETDLTAGAYAERKDSQGQPLPQVVTRFPPEPNGYLHIGHAKSICVNFGLARDYAGRCHLRFDDTNPEKEEQEYVDTIIDSVRWLGFDWTDNTGEHLYFASNYFDKLYEMAEYLITAGLAYVDSQSAEQMTANRGNFGEPGKDSPFRNRSAEESLDLFRRMKAGEFKDGEHIVRARIDMASPNMNLRDPAIYRIRHAHHHRTGDKWCIYPMYDYTHPISDALENISHSICTLEFQDHRPFYDWLLEHLSSAGFLQKPVPHQYEFSRLNVTYVITSKRKLRQLVDEGIVDGWDDPRMPTLVGIRRRGFTPESLQLFCDRTGVTKSDGWIDMSSLEGALREDLDPKAPRASAVLQPLKLIIDNFPEGETVACHAPVYPPAHPEHATALRHFPISKTLWIEQEDFMETPVKGYFRLFPPSADKPGSRVRLRHGYVVECTGFDKDADGKVTAVHCTYFPDSKSGTEGSANYKVKGNIHWISVAHAIEAEVRLYDRLFTDPHPDAGGKDFKAALNPDAKKVISAYLEPGLKDAQPEQRYQFERHGYFIADRVDSQPGKLVFNRTVTLKDSWLK; encoded by the coding sequence ATGAGCAACGACCACACCAACGGCCACACCCCACCTGCACCAGCCTCGTCCAATTTCCTGCGCGGTATCATCGAAACCGACCTGACCGCCGGCGCCTACGCCGAGCGCAAGGACAGCCAGGGTCAGCCGTTGCCGCAGGTGGTCACCCGTTTCCCGCCGGAGCCCAACGGCTACCTGCACATCGGCCACGCTAAGTCGATCTGCGTCAACTTCGGACTAGCGCGCGACTATGCCGGCCGCTGCCACCTGCGTTTCGACGACACCAATCCTGAAAAAGAAGAACAGGAATACGTCGACACCATCATCGACAGCGTGCGCTGGCTGGGTTTCGACTGGACAGACAATACCGGCGAACACCTGTACTTCGCCAGCAACTACTTCGACAAGCTGTATGAAATGGCGGAATACCTGATCACCGCCGGCCTGGCTTACGTCGACAGCCAAAGCGCCGAACAGATGACCGCCAACCGCGGCAATTTCGGCGAGCCAGGCAAGGATTCGCCGTTCCGCAACCGTTCGGCCGAAGAATCGCTGGACCTGTTCCGCCGCATGAAAGCCGGCGAATTCAAGGATGGCGAGCATATCGTGCGCGCCAGGATCGACATGGCGTCGCCCAACATGAACCTGCGCGACCCGGCCATCTACCGGATCCGCCATGCCCATCATCACCGTACCGGCGACAAATGGTGCATCTATCCGATGTACGACTACACGCATCCGATTTCCGATGCGCTGGAAAACATTTCGCATTCGATCTGCACCCTGGAATTCCAGGACCACCGCCCGTTCTACGACTGGTTGCTGGAACACCTGAGCAGCGCCGGTTTCCTGCAAAAACCGGTGCCGCACCAGTATGAATTCTCGCGCCTCAACGTGACCTATGTGATCACCAGTAAACGCAAGCTGCGCCAGCTGGTGGACGAAGGCATCGTCGACGGCTGGGACGATCCGCGCATGCCGACCCTGGTCGGCATCCGGCGCCGCGGCTTTACGCCGGAATCGCTGCAGTTGTTCTGCGACCGCACCGGCGTCACCAAGTCCGACGGCTGGATCGACATGAGTTCGCTGGAAGGAGCCCTGCGCGAGGATCTCGATCCCAAGGCGCCGCGCGCCAGCGCCGTGCTGCAGCCGCTGAAGCTGATCATCGACAATTTTCCGGAAGGCGAAACCGTGGCCTGCCACGCGCCGGTCTATCCGCCTGCGCATCCGGAGCACGCCACGGCGTTGCGCCACTTCCCGATCAGCAAGACGCTGTGGATAGAACAGGAAGATTTCATGGAAACCCCGGTCAAAGGGTATTTCCGCCTGTTCCCGCCGAGCGCCGACAAGCCGGGCAGCCGGGTGCGCCTGCGCCATGGTTACGTGGTCGAATGCACCGGCTTTGACAAGGATGCGGACGGCAAGGTGACCGCGGTCCATTGCACCTATTTCCCCGACAGCAAGAGCGGCACCGAAGGCAGCGCCAACTACAAGGTCAAGGGTAACATTCACTGGATCAGCGTGGCGCACGCGATCGAGGCCGAAGTACGGCTGTACGACCGCCTGTTCACCGATCCGCATCCGGATGCCGGCGGCAAGGACTTCAAGGCGGCGTTGAACCCGGACGCCAAGAAAGTGATCAGCGCCTACCTCGAGCCGGGCCTGAAAGACGCCCAGCCAGAGCAGCGCTACCAGTTCGAACGGCACGGCTACTTCATCGCCGACCGGGTTGATTCGCAGCCGGGCAAGCTGGTGTTCAACCGGACTGTTACCTTGAAGGACAGCTGGCTCAAGTAA
- a CDS encoding DUF4429 domain-containing protein produces MNQKAADANQAVIQVEMQVRGINGQVILLSDRVQIKRAGAMARLTQSRNSEKDIPVAALSAVRIQLPGLLTNGYIRFYLSHGKQSDDTLVRAASDENTVLFNPRQFTKFANLKTAIEKKIAASQVLTRAPVDFEQLDRLAEQYKQGLISRSEWISTKKKLLGL; encoded by the coding sequence GTGAACCAGAAAGCAGCAGACGCAAACCAAGCCGTCATACAGGTAGAGATGCAGGTGCGCGGCATCAACGGCCAGGTAATCTTGCTCAGCGACCGCGTCCAGATAAAACGCGCCGGCGCCATGGCGCGCCTGACGCAATCCCGCAACAGTGAAAAAGACATCCCGGTCGCGGCCCTGAGCGCGGTCCGCATCCAGTTGCCGGGCCTGCTGACCAACGGCTATATCCGCTTTTACCTGAGCCACGGCAAACAAAGCGACGATACCCTGGTCCGCGCGGCCAGCGACGAAAATACGGTGCTGTTCAACCCCAGGCAATTCACTAAATTCGCCAACCTGAAAACCGCGATCGAGAAAAAAATCGCGGCTTCCCAGGTGCTTACCCGCGCGCCAGTGGATTTCGAGCAGCTGGACCGGCTGGCGGAGCAGTACAAGCAGGGGCTGATTTCGCGTTCGGAATGGATCAGCACCAAGAAAAAATTGCTAGGACTTTAA
- a CDS encoding LytR/AlgR family response regulator transcription factor has translation MTNSSNLRALIAEDEPILAAALQQALQRLWPELQIIASVDNGQAVVEQTLRQRPDILFLDIKMPGKTGLEAAQELAEEWPENEAFPLIVFVTAYDEYAVSAFEHAAADYVLKPISDARLGKTIARLQQRLQQNGDGNGALDNLIGQLRSMQPKPSSEPLTVIRAAVGNQIRMIPIGDVIYFEATDKYINVVTAEHESLIRTSLKDLLPQLDSRQFWQVHRGTIVNHQYIQLATRDESGKLSLKLRGRNESLAVSRVFAHLFRQM, from the coding sequence ATGACCAACTCATCCAATTTGCGTGCCCTGATAGCCGAAGACGAACCGATCCTGGCGGCCGCGCTGCAACAAGCCCTGCAGCGCCTGTGGCCGGAGCTGCAGATCATCGCCAGCGTCGACAATGGCCAGGCGGTAGTCGAACAGACCCTGAGGCAGCGTCCCGACATCCTGTTCCTGGATATCAAGATGCCTGGCAAGACCGGGCTCGAAGCAGCCCAGGAACTGGCCGAGGAATGGCCGGAGAACGAAGCCTTTCCGCTGATCGTGTTTGTCACCGCCTACGACGAATATGCGGTCAGCGCCTTCGAACATGCCGCCGCCGATTACGTGCTGAAGCCGATCAGCGACGCCCGCCTAGGCAAGACCATCGCCCGCCTGCAACAGCGCCTGCAGCAGAATGGCGACGGCAATGGCGCGCTAGACAATTTGATCGGCCAGTTGCGCAGCATGCAGCCCAAGCCCAGCTCCGAGCCGCTGACCGTGATCCGCGCCGCGGTCGGCAATCAGATCCGCATGATCCCGATTGGCGACGTCATCTATTTCGAAGCCACCGACAAATACATCAATGTCGTCACCGCCGAGCACGAATCGCTGATACGCACCAGCCTCAAGGACTTGCTGCCGCAGCTCGACAGCCGGCAATTCTGGCAGGTACACCGCGGCACCATTGTCAATCACCAATACATTCAGCTGGCGACCCGCGACGAAAGCGGAAAACTGTCGCTGAAGCTGCGCGGCCGCAACGAAAGCCTGGCGGTCAGCCGCGTGTTCGCCCACCTGTTCAGGCAGATGTAG
- a CDS encoding DUF1993 domain-containing protein — protein MTISMYSASIPVFKQMLSALNDVLAKAEAHATEKKIDPNAFLQARLFPDMFPLLRQVQIAADFAKSVPARLAGAEVPSYEDSELTFADLHARIQKTLAFIDGLSAAQIDGSETLEIVLRPGTPKEKKLTGQTYLLGYGLPQFFFHVTTAYDILRHNGVEVGKRDFMGAY, from the coding sequence ATGACCATCTCCATGTACAGCGCCTCGATTCCCGTCTTCAAGCAGATGCTGAGCGCGCTCAACGACGTATTGGCAAAGGCCGAAGCACACGCGACCGAAAAGAAAATCGATCCCAATGCTTTCCTGCAGGCACGCCTGTTCCCGGACATGTTCCCGCTGCTGCGCCAGGTGCAGATCGCTGCCGATTTCGCCAAGAGCGTGCCGGCCCGCCTGGCCGGCGCCGAAGTACCTTCTTATGAAGACAGCGAACTGACTTTCGCCGACCTGCATGCCCGCATCCAGAAGACGCTGGCATTCATCGACGGCCTGAGCGCAGCGCAGATCGACGGCAGCGAAACGCTGGAAATCGTCCTGCGTCCCGGCACGCCGAAAGAAAAGAAGCTGACCGGCCAGACTTACCTGCTGGGTTACGGCCTGCCGCAGTTTTTCTTCCACGTGACCACCGCTTATGACATCCTGCGCCATAACGGCGTGGAAGTCGGCAAGCGCGACTTCATGGGCGCTTATTAA